CCACCAGGTTGGCCTGGCCCTGCCGGAACGTCATCAGCCGCACCAGGTCGCCCACGCTCACGGCCTCCTCGACCAGCGCCGACAGCAGACGCGGTGTGGAGACCGCGACGTCCACACCCCACGACTCGTTGAACAGCCACTCGTTCTTCGGGTGGTTGATCCGCGCCACCACACGCGGCACGCCGTACTCGGTCTTGGCGAGCAGCGACACCACGAGGTTCACCTTGTCGTCGCCGCTCGCGGCGATCACCACGTGGCAGTTGCTCAGCCCCGCCTCGTCCAGCGAGGCGATCTCGCACGCGTCGGCCAGCAGCCACTCGGCGCGCGGCACACTGTCGATCTTGATGGCCTTGGGGTCGATGTCGATCAGCA
The window above is part of the Sphaerisporangium rubeum genome. Proteins encoded here:
- a CDS encoding potassium channel family protein gives rise to the protein MRVTIAGAGAVGRSIAVELLENGHEVLLIDIDPKAIKIDSVPRAEWLLADACEIASLDEAGLSNCHVVIAASGDDKVNLVVSLLAKTEYGVPRVVARINHPKNEWLFNESWGVDVAVSTPRLLSALVEEAVSVGDLVRLMTFRQGQANLVELTLPDDAPVVGQRAGSVPWPPDTALVAILREGRVLVPSGDDPLEAGDELLFVASQEVEHELAHLLSPQHH